Proteins co-encoded in one Halorussus vallis genomic window:
- a CDS encoding GNAT family N-acetyltransferase, with protein sequence MGTREAELDGVQIREAEPDDVDGLREVARRSLHASYDDVLNDDVIEQAVENWYADDQMDDELAEEDVLYLVAEAGDEVVGFSQSLVLPDDPAGTILWLHVDPNNRDQGLGSTLLKRTQSALSEAGVERISANVLAGNKHGNRFYQDNGFEKVSDREAEIGGERYTENVYALAGERQFESREYEGETLYVNWAESERGSKAPFFASYTDDAGDDLYGWFCANCESFDTAMDSMERLKCNDCGNQKKPVRWDASYL encoded by the coding sequence ATGGGAACGAGAGAGGCCGAGTTAGACGGCGTTCAGATCCGAGAAGCCGAACCGGATGACGTGGACGGTCTCCGCGAGGTCGCGCGGCGGTCGCTCCACGCCTCCTACGACGACGTCCTGAACGACGACGTCATCGAGCAGGCGGTCGAGAACTGGTACGCCGACGACCAGATGGACGACGAACTCGCGGAGGAGGACGTGCTCTACCTCGTCGCCGAGGCTGGCGACGAGGTCGTGGGCTTCTCCCAGAGCCTCGTGCTCCCCGACGACCCCGCCGGGACGATTCTCTGGCTCCACGTCGACCCGAACAACCGCGACCAGGGCCTCGGGTCGACGCTGCTGAAACGGACCCAGTCGGCGCTCTCCGAGGCCGGCGTCGAGCGCATCTCGGCCAACGTCCTCGCCGGCAACAAGCACGGCAACCGGTTCTACCAGGACAACGGCTTTGAGAAGGTCTCCGACCGCGAGGCCGAGATCGGCGGCGAGAGATACACCGAGAACGTCTACGCGCTGGCGGGCGAACGCCAGTTCGAGTCCCGCGAGTACGAGGGCGAGACTCTCTACGTCAACTGGGCCGAGAGCGAGCGCGGGTCGAAGGCGCCGTTCTTCGCGTCCTACACCGACGACGCGGGCGACGACCTCTACGGCTGGTTCTGCGCGAACTGCGAGAGCTTTGACACCGCGATGGACTCGATGGAGCGCCTGAAGTGCAACGACTGCGGCAACCAGAAGAAGCCGGTGCGCTGGGACGCGTCGTACCTGTAG